The following coding sequences lie in one Rothia sp. SD9660Na genomic window:
- a CDS encoding ABC transporter permease, translating into MIKYLLRRAATYAVMIFLTTTGGYFLAVTSLNPALLEQERIPRPSPEQVQRNFAALNLDPTMSAWDRYVQWLTNVVLHWDWGRSPNGAYINAEFGQRVWVSTRLYLVAVILSLIIGVALGVYSAARQYKFSDRVITGYSYLVYILPAPIAYFLVQLGAVAINSAAGERIFFVTGISSPGLTPGSVEYWVDLAAHYIVPTFCITIMSWGGYQISQRQYLLDSVNADFVRTARAKGLTRNQAIRRHALRVSFIPVAQSIAYTVPAIFTGGFFAEAIFAWPGIGLWSVQAIGAQDVNAAVATLAYGSFIFAVGAIIADIATTIVDPRVRIS; encoded by the coding sequence ATGATTAAGTATCTGCTGAGGCGAGCAGCTACCTACGCCGTCATGATTTTCTTAACGACGACCGGTGGCTACTTCCTTGCCGTTACCTCACTGAACCCCGCCCTGCTCGAACAGGAACGCATTCCCCGCCCCTCACCGGAGCAGGTTCAGCGCAACTTCGCAGCCCTGAACCTCGACCCCACCATGAGCGCCTGGGACCGCTACGTCCAGTGGCTGACCAACGTTGTTCTGCACTGGGACTGGGGACGCAGCCCCAATGGGGCCTACATTAACGCTGAATTCGGTCAGCGTGTGTGGGTATCAACCCGCCTCTACCTGGTCGCCGTCATTCTTTCTCTCATCATCGGCGTGGCACTGGGCGTTTACTCAGCAGCCCGTCAGTACAAGTTCTCTGACCGTGTGATTACCGGCTACTCCTACCTGGTCTACATCCTGCCTGCCCCCATCGCCTACTTCCTGGTCCAGCTGGGGGCTGTGGCCATCAACAGTGCAGCGGGGGAGCGCATCTTCTTCGTGACCGGTATTTCCTCGCCGGGTCTCACACCGGGCAGCGTCGAGTACTGGGTAGACCTTGCAGCCCACTACATTGTGCCCACCTTCTGTATCACGATTATGAGCTGGGGCGGCTATCAGATTTCCCAGCGCCAGTACCTACTCGATAGCGTCAACGCTGACTTCGTCCGTACCGCACGTGCTAAGGGCCTCACCCGAAACCAGGCTATTCGACGCCACGCCCTGCGTGTCTCCTTCATTCCGGTAGCCCAGTCCATCGCCTATACCGTCCCTGCGATCTTTACCGGTGGCTTCTTTGCCGAGGCTATTTTCGCCTGGCCAGGTATCGGTCTTTGGTCGGTTCAGGCAATTGGTGCTCAGGACGTCAACGCGGCAGTAGCTACCCTGGCCTACGGTTCCTTCATCTTTGCAGTTGGCGCCATCATTGCTGATATCGCCACCACTATCGTCGATCCCCGAGTGAGGATCTCATGA
- a CDS encoding NUDIX hydrolase gives MVDSYLPEEELKAFIESLPTRRLAAGAVIRNEAGQMLLVKPNYKDGWTIPGGTVEAGEAPQPACFREVAEEVGLTLEPGRLLVIFHGLQMGIWGDSTSYIYDAGVLPAHAVITLQEEELTAYEWVAPEDLGNYFDQGQAYRLQQAFRALQTGAVYEFSSDSPAR, from the coding sequence GTGGTTGATTCTTATCTGCCTGAAGAAGAACTGAAGGCTTTTATTGAAAGCCTGCCCACCCGTCGTCTGGCGGCCGGTGCTGTGATTCGGAATGAAGCGGGGCAGATGCTTCTGGTCAAGCCTAACTATAAGGACGGCTGGACTATCCCGGGCGGTACCGTTGAGGCGGGCGAAGCTCCGCAGCCAGCCTGCTTCCGTGAAGTGGCTGAGGAAGTTGGCCTTACCCTTGAGCCGGGCCGTCTTTTGGTGATCTTCCACGGCCTGCAGATGGGCATTTGGGGCGATTCAACCAGCTATATTTATGACGCCGGTGTACTTCCTGCCCATGCGGTGATTACCCTGCAAGAAGAAGAGCTGACCGCTTATGAATGGGTAGCACCTGAAGATTTGGGTAACTACTTTGATCAGGGGCAGGCCTACCGTTTGCAGCAGGCTTTCCGTGCCCTGCAGACCGGGGCCGTGTACGAGTTCTCTAGCGATTCACCTGCACGCTAG
- a CDS encoding ABC transporter permease: MSNSPSIDHNNLTGIITRVDQTNADFDIISKKKIIFRRFMRNKTAVFGLVVLLLVIAFGLFGGLLSKWDTTTIDPFYISTGPSAEHWFGTTSAGTDLYAQMVEAVRTSVFIGLIVGGVSVIFAAVYGCVMAYFGSKIDKTMLFVLETLIMAPSLLVVAIVINGAGGQAIRDNLPGWLILTIVLLIFSWMYTARVIRAMAMSLISRDYVKAARYMGVHPLKIVWRHLVPNIGSLMVLEFTRGITAAILAEVSYTFIGIGVKYPNFSLGSLIAQASSQINTLPWMFWIPLLFFFLLVGPLALMNDGLRDAFDPTSLSVGKVKKKKK; the protein is encoded by the coding sequence ATGAGCAATTCACCTTCCATCGACCACAACAACCTCACCGGTATTATCACGAGGGTCGATCAGACTAACGCTGACTTCGATATCATCAGCAAGAAGAAGATTATCTTCCGCCGCTTTATGCGCAATAAGACCGCGGTCTTTGGCCTGGTCGTTCTGCTGCTGGTGATAGCTTTCGGTCTCTTTGGCGGTCTCCTCTCTAAATGGGATACCACTACTATTGATCCCTTCTACATCTCCACCGGCCCCAGCGCCGAACACTGGTTTGGCACTACCAGCGCAGGTACAGACCTCTACGCCCAGATGGTTGAAGCTGTCCGCACCTCGGTCTTTATCGGTCTAATCGTGGGCGGTGTCTCCGTCATCTTTGCTGCTGTCTACGGCTGTGTCATGGCCTACTTCGGTAGCAAGATCGACAAGACCATGCTGTTCGTCCTCGAAACCCTGATTATGGCACCCAGCCTGCTGGTTGTAGCTATCGTCATCAACGGTGCTGGTGGTCAGGCTATCCGCGATAACCTGCCCGGCTGGCTCATCCTGACCATCGTGCTCCTGATCTTCAGCTGGATGTACACCGCCCGTGTCATCCGAGCCATGGCCATGTCGCTCATCTCCCGCGACTACGTCAAGGCAGCCCGCTACATGGGCGTGCACCCCCTCAAGATTGTTTGGCGTCACCTGGTACCCAACATCGGCTCCCTGATGGTGCTTGAATTCACTCGCGGTATCACCGCTGCAATTCTGGCTGAAGTGTCGTACACCTTCATCGGTATCGGCGTGAAATACCCCAACTTCTCACTGGGGTCACTCATCGCCCAGGCTTCAAGTCAGATCAACACCCTGCCCTGGATGTTCTGGATTCCGCTGCTGTTCTTCTTCCTACTGGTTGGCCCCCTGGCCCTGATGAACGACGGCTTGCGTGACGCCTTCGATCCCACCTCCCTGTCCGTTGGCAAAGTTAAGAAAAAGAAGAAGTAA
- a CDS encoding ABC transporter family substrate-binding protein has translation MNKNVVLNRRTLLWGTGILGTTGLLTACGGSGSNTTSAATASMAAVGDEIKVEINEQDVANLQQGGTLTLPVLTLGPDFNITSQNGNAADNALVLSTTHANMATGLWQSDFVGEGTVNPVFCESYEAETVDGVQTIRVKLNPNAKFNDGTPIDIEALRTSWNVFKSTEGDYNIVNSGMYEFIESIEEDGDPFTVVVKMAEPFYPADSLFGSVLHPAMADPEVFNNGWTDNPNPDYGIGPFKLEEWNSAEKRFSVVPNENWLGDKPLLERITFRQMEATAARAAFRNGEIDAVGARTLAAYKDVEGTADAEPRRSLRLFSGGLNLNPARIQDVALRRAIFAGTDRKALSDIRFQGLNWTEETPGSMLLLPVSEYYQDNYPAERGVEAAQKILEDAGYTKSGDYYSKDGKNASFRVTNFGDDPGSAALAQTMIEQMKTIGIECSIDQQPDANFASVVGNKEYDMTFSGYTVGSDATSATRQYYHSSNLDGAAGSEEIDAMIAEMEKIEDDAERNAKCNEIEKKFMAEFATLGTVFNGPDIHYCKTKLANYGAAMFGSPRSNPNSWSRVGWMKS, from the coding sequence ATGAACAAGAATGTAGTTCTGAACCGCCGTACCCTGCTCTGGGGTACCGGTATTCTGGGAACCACTGGCCTGCTAACCGCTTGCGGTGGCTCAGGCTCCAACACTACCAGCGCTGCAACTGCCAGCATGGCAGCAGTCGGTGATGAAATTAAGGTCGAAATCAATGAGCAGGACGTCGCTAATCTGCAACAGGGCGGCACTCTCACCTTGCCAGTCTTAACCCTTGGTCCTGACTTCAATATCACCTCGCAAAATGGTAATGCTGCTGATAACGCTCTAGTACTGTCTACTACTCATGCCAATATGGCGACCGGTCTGTGGCAGTCAGACTTCGTGGGTGAAGGTACCGTTAACCCTGTTTTCTGCGAAAGCTACGAGGCAGAAACCGTAGATGGCGTTCAGACTATCCGTGTGAAGCTCAACCCCAACGCTAAGTTCAACGATGGCACCCCCATCGACATCGAGGCCCTCCGCACCTCATGGAACGTCTTCAAGTCTACTGAGGGTGATTACAACATCGTTAACTCCGGTATGTATGAGTTCATTGAATCCATTGAAGAAGATGGCGATCCCTTCACTGTCGTCGTAAAGATGGCAGAACCGTTTTACCCAGCAGATAGCCTCTTCGGTTCTGTTCTGCACCCGGCCATGGCTGATCCCGAGGTCTTCAACAACGGTTGGACCGACAACCCCAACCCGGACTACGGTATTGGCCCCTTCAAGCTTGAAGAGTGGAACTCAGCTGAAAAACGCTTCTCGGTTGTGCCTAACGAAAACTGGCTAGGGGATAAGCCTCTGCTAGAGCGTATTACCTTCCGTCAGATGGAGGCTACCGCAGCCCGTGCAGCTTTCCGCAACGGCGAGATTGATGCAGTGGGTGCCCGTACCCTGGCGGCCTACAAGGATGTTGAGGGTACTGCCGACGCTGAGCCCCGTCGTTCCCTGCGCCTCTTCTCTGGCGGTCTGAACCTCAACCCCGCCCGTATCCAGGATGTCGCCCTGCGTCGCGCTATCTTTGCAGGTACCGATCGAAAGGCCCTCTCAGATATCCGCTTCCAGGGTCTGAACTGGACCGAGGAGACTCCGGGCTCTATGCTTCTGTTGCCTGTTTCTGAGTACTACCAGGACAACTACCCTGCCGAGCGCGGTGTCGAGGCGGCCCAGAAGATTCTGGAAGATGCCGGTTACACCAAGAGTGGCGATTACTACTCTAAGGACGGCAAAAACGCCAGCTTCCGCGTGACCAATTTCGGTGATGACCCCGGGTCAGCTGCCCTGGCTCAGACCATGATTGAGCAGATGAAGACCATCGGTATTGAGTGCTCCATCGACCAGCAGCCCGACGCAAACTTCGCATCGGTGGTCGGTAACAAGGAGTACGACATGACCTTCTCTGGTTACACTGTTGGCTCTGACGCGACCAGCGCCACTCGCCAGTACTACCACTCGTCCAACCTCGACGGTGCCGCAGGCTCCGAGGAAATTGACGCCATGATCGCCGAGATGGAAAAGATTGAGGACGACGCTGAGCGTAACGCAAAGTGCAACGAGATCGAAAAGAAGTTCATGGCCGAGTTTGCAACCCTCGGTACTGTCTTCAACGGCCCCGATATCCACTACTGCAAGACCAAGCTGGCTAACTACGGTGCTGCTATGTTTGGTAGCCCCCGTAGCAACCCCAACTCATGGTCCCGCGTTGGCTGGATGAAGAGCTAA
- the ffh gene encoding signal recognition particle protein, which yields MFNSLSDRLTATFKNLRGKGKLTEADIDATVREIRRALLDADVAVPVVREFTSHIKERALGAEVSEALNPSQQIVKIVNEELVNILGGQTRRINMAKTGPTIIMLAGLQGAGKTTLAGKLSHWLKKQGHTPMLVASDLQRPNAVNQLKVVGERAGVPVYAPHPGVTSEFDVPTGDPVQVARDGVAEARAKLHDVVIVDTAGRLGVDAELMQQARDIRDAIEPNEVLFVIDAMIGQDAVNTANAFNEGVDFTGVVLSKLDGDARGGAALSVASVTGKPIMFASTGENVTDFEQFHPDRMASRILDMGDVLTLIEQAEQTWDKAEADRMAKKFVDQEDFTFEDFLAQMQQIRKMGSMKKLLMMMPGAAQIRQQLENFDEKEIDRVEAIVRSMTPHERVAPKIINGSRRARIAKGAGVTVSEVNMLMERFAQAQKMMKKLASGNMAGMPGGMQMPGMAAAGGAARKNKGKGKGKQKARSGNPAKRAQQEQAAAAKQQAALGSAFGQQTQDVKPEDLNLPKGFEKFLK from the coding sequence GTGTTTAATTCACTCTCAGACCGGTTGACAGCAACCTTCAAAAACCTGCGCGGCAAAGGCAAGCTGACCGAAGCAGATATTGACGCTACAGTACGCGAGATCCGCCGTGCCCTGCTGGATGCCGACGTGGCCGTCCCCGTCGTCCGCGAGTTTACCTCCCACATCAAGGAACGCGCCCTGGGCGCCGAGGTCTCCGAAGCCCTCAACCCCTCCCAGCAGATCGTCAAGATCGTCAACGAAGAGCTGGTCAACATTCTGGGTGGCCAGACCCGCCGTATCAACATGGCCAAGACCGGCCCCACCATCATCATGCTGGCCGGTCTGCAGGGCGCCGGTAAGACCACCCTGGCCGGTAAGCTGTCCCACTGGCTCAAGAAGCAGGGCCACACCCCCATGCTGGTGGCCTCCGACCTTCAGCGCCCCAACGCCGTCAATCAGCTCAAGGTGGTGGGTGAGCGCGCTGGCGTACCCGTCTACGCCCCGCACCCCGGCGTCACCAGCGAATTCGACGTTCCCACCGGCGACCCCGTGCAGGTAGCCCGTGACGGTGTGGCTGAGGCCCGCGCCAAGCTGCACGATGTGGTCATTGTCGATACCGCAGGCCGCCTGGGCGTCGACGCCGAGCTCATGCAGCAGGCCCGCGACATCCGTGACGCTATTGAACCGAACGAAGTTCTCTTCGTCATCGACGCCATGATCGGTCAGGATGCCGTCAATACCGCTAACGCCTTCAACGAGGGCGTCGACTTCACCGGCGTTGTGCTCTCTAAGCTGGACGGTGACGCCCGCGGTGGTGCGGCCCTGTCGGTTGCCTCTGTGACCGGCAAGCCCATTATGTTCGCCTCAACCGGTGAAAACGTCACCGATTTTGAGCAGTTCCACCCTGACCGCATGGCCAGCCGAATTCTCGATATGGGTGATGTGCTCACCCTGATTGAGCAGGCCGAGCAGACCTGGGATAAGGCCGAAGCTGACCGCATGGCCAAGAAGTTCGTTGATCAAGAAGACTTTACTTTTGAGGACTTCCTGGCCCAGATGCAGCAGATTCGCAAGATGGGGTCTATGAAGAAGCTGCTCATGATGATGCCGGGTGCAGCTCAGATTCGTCAGCAGCTGGAGAACTTCGACGAGAAGGAAATTGACCGCGTCGAGGCTATTGTTCGCTCCATGACTCCGCATGAGCGCGTAGCTCCCAAGATTATTAACGGCTCCCGCCGTGCCCGTATCGCTAAGGGTGCCGGTGTGACCGTTTCTGAGGTCAACATGCTCATGGAGCGTTTTGCCCAGGCCCAGAAGATGATGAAGAAGCTGGCTAGCGGCAATATGGCCGGTATGCCCGGAGGCATGCAGATGCCCGGCATGGCTGCTGCCGGTGGTGCTGCCCGCAAGAACAAGGGCAAGGGTAAGGGCAAGCAGAAAGCTCGTTCCGGCAACCCGGCAAAGCGCGCCCAGCAGGAGCAGGCAGCTGCAGCTAAGCAGCAGGCTGCTCTGGGCTCGGCCTTCGGCCAGCAGACCCAGGACGTAAAGCCTGAGGATCTGAACCTGCCTAAGGGCTTCGAGAAGTTCCTCAAGTAA
- a CDS encoding ABC transporter ATP-binding protein, whose protein sequence is MSTTPVLSVRDLNVKFNTENGIVHAVRGIDFDLYAGKTLGIVGESGSGKSVASMAIMGLHPATADITGSIKYNGTELLGLTDKQMCDYRGKEISMVFQDPLSSLTPVFTIGHQLAEVLKAHNKGMSDKAIQARSVELLRLVGIPSPESRLKSFPHEFSGGMRQRVMIAMAIANEPRVLIADEPTTALDVTIQAQVLEVMQKAQEETGAATIMITHDLGIVAGMADEIMVMYAGKAVEHAAAADLYKKPSMPYTIGLLGAVPRVDRKEKTSLVPIEGTPPNLLKPVVGCSFAARCPVATDACLTQEPELKLIAGTGENHRSACLYAEKFVNERPEQMFPVPPIPVSALDSVPREERASVLEVKNVKKFFPLTKGALIKRRVGTVKAVNGVSFDIREGECFSIVGESGCGKTTTLLEIMEFSKDIDGEIVIAGVSNKQGLRGSELNALRKNQQMVFQDPTGALDPRFTVYEILAEPLQNQGWAVKDIKKRVLELMKTVGLQPDHVNRFPNQFSGGQRQRIGIARALAVNPKLVALDEPVSALDVSVQAGVINLLEKLRVELGLSYLMVAHDLAVVRHASDRVAVMYLGRVVEIGNVDEVFDNPVHPYTRALLSAIPVPDPEVEANRQRIVLEGDLPTPVNAPEGCAFATRCPIFKLLPEDKQKNCTENVPVLSRASEDHQYACHYPEHEVAMS, encoded by the coding sequence ATGAGCACTACACCAGTACTGAGCGTTAGAGACCTCAACGTAAAGTTCAATACCGAAAACGGTATTGTGCACGCGGTGCGCGGCATTGACTTCGATCTCTATGCGGGCAAGACACTGGGTATCGTGGGCGAATCCGGCTCAGGTAAGTCGGTTGCCTCGATGGCCATCATGGGCCTACACCCCGCCACCGCAGACATCACCGGTTCCATCAAGTACAACGGCACCGAACTGCTGGGTCTTACCGATAAGCAGATGTGCGACTACCGTGGCAAAGAGATTTCCATGGTCTTCCAGGATCCGCTGTCGTCCCTCACCCCGGTCTTCACCATCGGCCACCAGCTGGCTGAGGTACTCAAGGCCCACAACAAGGGTATGAGCGATAAGGCTATTCAGGCTCGCTCCGTGGAGCTCTTGCGTCTGGTCGGCATTCCCTCACCCGAGAGCCGTCTCAAGTCCTTCCCCCACGAGTTCTCTGGCGGTATGCGTCAGCGCGTCATGATCGCTATGGCCATTGCGAACGAGCCGCGCGTACTGATTGCCGATGAACCCACCACCGCGCTGGACGTTACCATCCAGGCGCAGGTTCTTGAAGTCATGCAGAAGGCTCAAGAGGAGACCGGCGCTGCCACCATTATGATTACCCACGACCTGGGAATCGTGGCCGGCATGGCCGATGAAATCATGGTCATGTACGCGGGCAAAGCCGTGGAACACGCCGCAGCTGCCGATCTCTACAAGAAGCCCTCCATGCCCTACACCATCGGCCTGCTCGGCGCCGTGCCCCGAGTAGACCGCAAGGAAAAGACCTCCCTGGTGCCGATTGAGGGAACCCCGCCCAACCTGCTCAAGCCCGTGGTGGGCTGCTCCTTCGCAGCCCGCTGCCCGGTGGCTACGGACGCCTGCCTCACCCAGGAGCCGGAGCTCAAGCTGATTGCCGGTACCGGCGAGAACCACCGCTCAGCCTGCCTGTACGCAGAGAAGTTCGTCAACGAACGTCCTGAGCAGATGTTCCCCGTGCCCCCCATCCCCGTCTCTGCCCTCGATAGCGTACCCCGCGAAGAGCGCGCCAGCGTGCTTGAGGTAAAGAACGTCAAGAAGTTCTTCCCCCTCACCAAGGGCGCCCTCATCAAGCGCCGTGTGGGCACCGTCAAGGCCGTCAACGGCGTCAGCTTCGATATCCGCGAAGGTGAGTGCTTCTCCATCGTGGGCGAGTCAGGCTGCGGCAAAACCACCACCCTGCTCGAAATCATGGAATTCTCCAAGGACATCGACGGCGAAATCGTCATCGCCGGTGTCTCCAACAAGCAGGGCCTGCGCGGCTCCGAACTCAACGCCCTGCGCAAGAACCAGCAGATGGTCTTCCAGGACCCAACGGGCGCACTCGACCCCCGCTTCACCGTCTACGAAATCCTGGCTGAGCCCCTGCAAAACCAGGGCTGGGCCGTCAAGGACATCAAGAAGCGCGTGCTTGAACTGATGAAGACCGTCGGCCTGCAACCCGACCACGTCAACCGCTTCCCCAACCAGTTCTCCGGCGGCCAGCGCCAGCGTATCGGTATCGCCCGTGCGCTCGCTGTCAACCCCAAGCTGGTGGCTCTCGACGAGCCGGTCTCTGCTCTTGACGTCTCTGTTCAGGCGGGCGTCATTAACCTGCTGGAGAAGCTGCGTGTCGAGCTGGGGCTGAGCTACCTAATGGTTGCACACGATTTGGCTGTGGTGCGCCATGCCTCTGACCGTGTGGCCGTTATGTATCTAGGCCGGGTGGTTGAGATTGGCAATGTAGATGAGGTCTTTGATAACCCCGTACACCCCTACACCCGGGCTCTACTCTCTGCCATCCCTGTGCCCGACCCCGAGGTAGAGGCCAACCGCCAGCGCATTGTGCTCGAAGGCGACCTGCCCACCCCCGTGAATGCACCGGAGGGCTGTGCTTTTGCAACTCGTTGCCCCATCTTCAAGCTTCTTCCTGAAGATAAGCAGAAGAACTGCACCGAGAATGTGCCTGTTCTAAGCCGAGCGAGTGAGGACCACCAGTACGCCTGTCATTATCCTGAACACGAAGTTGCTATGAGCTAA
- a CDS encoding exodeoxyribonuclease III, translating into MKLVSWNVDSLNAALTSESARALLSRDVFASIALLNPDVLALQETKLSAKGPTKKHLEALHAYFPDYKIAWVSSDEPARKGYAGTMFLYKQELEPTVTYPRLSAPTTMDAEGRMITLEFEDFYVTQVYTPNASDGLRRLPDRQVWDRLYADYLAGLDSTKPVLATGDFNVAHTEIDLANPKANRRSPGFTDEEREGFTQILSRGFTDTFRHLHGDVTGAYTWWAQRSRTSKINNTGWRIDYWLVSDRVAEKVRASEMIDSGPRQDHTPILLDIDLG; encoded by the coding sequence ATGAAACTTGTCTCCTGGAATGTTGATTCACTCAATGCTGCACTCACCAGTGAGTCGGCCCGTGCCCTGCTCTCCCGCGATGTCTTTGCTTCCATCGCTCTGCTGAACCCCGACGTCCTTGCCCTGCAAGAAACCAAGCTCTCGGCTAAGGGGCCCACCAAGAAGCATCTCGAAGCCTTGCACGCCTACTTCCCCGACTACAAGATTGCCTGGGTATCTTCCGACGAACCCGCCCGCAAGGGGTATGCGGGCACCATGTTCCTCTACAAGCAGGAGCTGGAGCCCACCGTCACCTACCCCCGCCTCTCTGCCCCCACCACCATGGACGCCGAAGGGCGCATGATTACCCTGGAATTTGAGGACTTCTACGTCACCCAGGTCTACACCCCCAACGCTTCGGACGGCCTGCGCCGCCTGCCTGACCGCCAGGTCTGGGACCGCCTCTACGCCGACTATCTTGCCGGCCTGGACTCCACTAAACCTGTGCTTGCAACCGGCGATTTCAACGTTGCCCACACCGAAATTGACCTGGCCAACCCCAAGGCTAACCGCCGCTCACCCGGCTTCACAGACGAAGAGCGCGAGGGCTTCACCCAGATTCTCTCCCGGGGCTTTACCGACACCTTCCGCCACCTGCACGGGGACGTCACCGGAGCCTACACCTGGTGGGCCCAGCGCTCCCGCACCTCCAAGATCAACAACACCGGCTGGCGCATTGACTACTGGCTGGTATCAGACCGGGTCGCTGAGAAGGTGCGAGCCTCAGAGATGATTGATTCAGGCCCGCGCCAGGACCACACCCCGATTCTCCTCGATATTGACCTGGGCTAG
- a CDS encoding ABC transporter substrate-binding protein produces the protein MDVKALQVTHKTLTEEGYNIVDPGVYAHIASIEEDGDAFSVKITMTEPYYPIEGLFGTGLVHPAMEDPAIFNDGLLDTINNDYLSGPYKVDNWDSAQKVLTVVPNENWWGEKPLLDRITFRQMEASAARAAVRFNGLNWTEEVPGSMMLMPFAIDYQDNYPTETGAEAAKKILTDAGYSQNGDYLANSSGNAKFAITTFSDDPVSSATAQTIVQQMKAAGIECNIDNQPDANFSTVIGNKEYDVTFSGYGILGEDASGSAEYFYHSATYNGIGTDEIDAMCERLRTIESMEERNALSNEIEKKHMAEVATMIPIINGPEIWFCKTTLANYGAFLFARPYPNPSAYINAGWVKE, from the coding sequence GTGGACGTCAAGGCCCTGCAAGTGACCCACAAGACCCTCACCGAAGAGGGCTACAACATCGTAGACCCCGGCGTCTACGCCCACATTGCATCCATCGAAGAAGACGGCGATGCCTTCTCGGTTAAGATCACCATGACTGAACCCTACTATCCCATCGAGGGTCTCTTCGGCACCGGCCTGGTACACCCCGCCATGGAAGACCCCGCAATCTTCAACGACGGCCTGCTCGATACCATCAACAACGACTACCTCTCCGGCCCCTACAAGGTCGATAACTGGGACTCCGCTCAGAAGGTGCTCACTGTTGTGCCCAACGAGAACTGGTGGGGCGAAAAGCCCCTGCTTGACCGCATCACCTTCCGCCAGATGGAAGCCTCCGCAGCCCGCGCAGCCGTCCGCTTCAACGGCCTGAACTGGACCGAAGAAGTACCCGGCTCCATGATGCTCATGCCCTTCGCCATCGACTACCAGGACAACTACCCAACCGAAACCGGTGCAGAGGCAGCCAAGAAGATCCTGACCGATGCGGGCTACAGCCAAAACGGTGACTACCTGGCCAACTCCTCAGGCAACGCCAAGTTTGCCATCACCACCTTCAGCGATGACCCGGTTTCATCAGCTACCGCCCAGACCATCGTGCAGCAGATGAAGGCTGCCGGTATCGAATGCAACATTGATAACCAGCCCGACGCAAACTTCTCCACTGTCATTGGTAACAAGGAATATGACGTGACCTTCTCCGGCTACGGCATCCTGGGTGAAGACGCATCAGGTTCGGCAGAGTACTTCTACCACTCAGCCACCTACAACGGCATCGGCACTGACGAAATCGATGCGATGTGTGAGCGCCTGCGCACCATCGAATCAATGGAAGAGCGGAACGCCCTGTCTAATGAAATCGAGAAGAAACACATGGCAGAGGTTGCCACCATGATTCCCATCATCAACGGCCCCGAAATCTGGTTCTGCAAGACCACCCTGGCCAACTATGGTGCCTTCCTCTTCGCCCGCCCCTACCCCAATCCGTCCGCTTACATCAACGCAGGCTGGGTCAAGGAGTAG